Within Pelotomaculum schinkii, the genomic segment TGAACGTGAGGATTAAAACCTAAATTACGTCCAAAGGTATGAATTGTTGTAATTATACCAACTTCATAACCCATTTTTTTGGACTTGTTCCTGTACCAGTATTGAATTACCTCTGCAACTCCGTCGCTCAGATCTTTTAGCAGTTCTCTATGCCAATAAAACTTACCCCTTAATTCTTGGGGAATAGAAAACACCGTGTGGCGATGCCCTACATCTATAATCCTTTCAACCTGTTTGTTTACCCAATTATCTATATAAATCTTACCGCATCGATTACAAAACCGGCTCTTACATGAAAATCCTACAACCCTTTGATGCTTGCCACATTCCGGGCAAATATACTTAGCATAGCCGTACCGTGGGTCACCACACTTTAACATCTTTTCAACAGATTCTATGACACTCTCAACTAGATCTTTGGGAATCTTTTGCAAATTAGTTTTTTTAAATTCTTCCCAGTGGTCAGCAAAGATCTGCTTGATTTTAATTGTCTCTATCTGCTCTCTACCATTTGCTTCCATACCATAATTCTACACTTATCCACAAACTTCGAAAAGCATAATTTCCTATACAATAAAAACAAGGCTCCGGGAACCGGAGCCTTTTGCATGCGCTATTCTGAAAATGCAGGTGCGAATTCATTCGCACAAAGGCTACATTATATGCCCAAGTTCGGCGCTGGCGCGCCGTGTGCGATTGAAATGGCGCCTACATCGGCTGGTATTTTCATGATACGTGTGGCGCCCGCGCTAGCGTCCCATTTTTTATATTAATCGTACTGTCCAATCAGGTGTACTTTATCCGGACTGAACTGGACGGTAATTTCATTATCAGCCAGCACTTCTCCACCCATAACCTGTTCCGGGTTCACAAAGGCGATTAGCGGAAAACCACAGTCAATTACGGCTTTATACAGGTAGTTGTGTGGCAAAAGCTCGGAAACTTTGCCGCCAAAACTATTATCCCCATGACGGGATACACCTTTAAAAATTCTGATGTCTTCCGGCCGTAACAGGATTAGAACATTAGTTCCGACCGGGACAGCCGCTATAGACTTAATGCGATGAGGTCCGGCCTGCACAAACACTACCCCATCCTGAGTCCCTACCACCTTACCTGGGATCATGTTTTCAACCCCTACCAGAGAGGCTACGGTACGGCTGGTCGGTCTGGTCATAATCTCTCTGGGAGAAGCTTGTTGGATAATCCTCCCCTGCTCCAGGACCGTCACGGTCTCGGCCAGTAGGGGCACCTCACTATAATCATGGGTCACAAACACGCTCGTTATGCGAGTATCCCGTAAGATGCGGGCGAGTTCGGCGGTCAGAGCGGCCCTGGTCGGAACATCCAGCGCCACAAAAGGCTCGTCCAGGAAAAGGACCTCCGGCTCTAAGACCAGCGCTCTGGCCAGGCTCACCCGCTGGGACTCGCCGCCGGAAAGGTAGCGCGCCTGGCGTCCGGCAAGGTGGGAAATTCCCAGGCGCCCCAGCCATTCATTTACCCTGGCCGGGATGGTATCCACTTTAAAACCCCTGAGCTTCAATCCGGAGGCCACGTTATGATAAACAGTGGTATCCAAAAGC encodes:
- a CDS encoding ABC transporter ATP-binding protein — protein: MSSNTIIEVKNLNLTKGRKKILDIEYFSLEEGEAVALIGPNGAGKSTFMQVLMLLQRPTGGELFFKGDRVDWKKPIAYRRRMAMVFQEPLLLDTTVYHNVASGLKLRGFKVDTIPARVNEWLGRLGISHLAGRQARYLSGGESQRVSLARALVLEPEVLFLDEPFVALDVPTRAALTAELARILRDTRITSVFVTHDYSEVPLLAETVTVLEQGRIIQQASPREIMTRPTSRTVASLVGVENMIPGKVVGTQDGVVFVQAGPHRIKSIAAVPVGTNVLILLRPEDIRIFKGVSRHGDNSFGGKVSELLPHNYLYKAVIDCGFPLIAFVNPEQVMGGEVLADNEITVQFSPDKVHLIGQYD